Within Anolis sagrei isolate rAnoSag1 chromosome X, rAnoSag1.mat, whole genome shotgun sequence, the genomic segment cctcctcttcctcgccaTCCCCTTAACCCCACTGACCAGTCCCAAGGCCAGCTTTAATCCCAACAGCGTAACAGAACAGGACATGGGAAGGACGCGAGACAGAGGAGTCAATGTATTCAGCTTTGTCAGTTTGCCTTCTGAAAAACAGAATATGAAAAGCAAGAAAAGAAGCCCGTCTGTTTGAAAGGAGTCATTGCTAGCCAGGCGGCATCAATAAAGCCGGGAGTTGTCTTAGATATGAGGACATATTCTAATGGAGAGGCTTCTCTCAATAGCTTCTCCCATGTATGGGCTTTCTTTTCCTGAGAACTGCAATGCTTGTCTGCTCCAGACAAAATCCCTCTCGGCACAAGAGCAAGGAGGACTTGAAACCACCAATTACAAGTAACTAAGTTATctgtaatacattattatttttttgtaatgAGGGTTTTCTGAGtcataggtttgccttagagcaatggttccaaacctgtggtctgtagaccaccaatggtctgcaagaacgaaaatatggtccgtggcctcaccattactacaccgttgcctacaaaccatgtggcaacaagattgagtggtctcacgaaaccctcttatagtgccaaggcaatggggatgttgggaggggagagcttgactacccacgaaagattcctaccaccacatcagctctagattattaaatatggttttctgtgtgcgAGAAGATGGTGATTACTCGATGGCCtgtgttctatatcagaaaccagagctgatatggtcttgttgttgttcattcgttcagttgtctccgactcttcgtgacctcatggaccagcccacgccagagctccctgtcggccgccactacccccagctccttcaaggtcagtccagtcacttcaaggatgccatccatccatcttgcccttggtcggcccctcttccttttgccttccactttccccagcataattgtcttctccaggctttgctgtctcctcatgatgtggccaaagtacttcagctttgtctctagtatccttccctccaatgagcagtcgggctttatttcctggaggatggactggttggatcttctcgcagtccaaggcactctcagcactttcctccagcaccgcagttcaaaagcatcgatcttccttcgctcggccttccctaagatccagctctcatatccgtaggtgactacagggaataccatggctttgactaggcggatctttgttgccagtctgatgtctctactctttactattttatcgagactggacattgctctcctcccaagaagtaagtgtcttctgatttcctggccacagtctgcatctgcagtaatctttgcacctagaaatacaaaatctgtcacggcctccacactttctccctctattttccagttgtcaatcattcttgttgccataatcttggtttttttgatgtttagctgcaacccggcttttgcgctttcttctttcaccttgattagaaggctcctcagctcctcctcgctttcggccatcagagtggtgtcatctgcatatctgaggttgttaatgtttcttccagcaattttcaccccagctttgcattcctcaagccccgcacatcctcgcatgatgtgttctgcatacaagttaaaaaggttcggtgagaggatgcagccttgccgtacgccgttcccaatcttgaaccagtctgttgttccgtggtcagttctgactgttgctacttggtccttgtacagattcctcaggagagagacaaggtggcttggtgtgcccatcccaccaagaacttgccacaatttattatgatccacaaagtcaaaggctttagaatagtcaatgaagcagaaatagatgtttttctgaaactccctgcctttctccattatccagcggatgttggcaatctggtctctcgttcctctgccttttctaaacccagcttgaacatctggcaactctcgctccatgatgtggtctatccaatgcaattttctgaatcagcatcccaataaccaaacccaatctaaagttgaccaaaaacacatttgtaactttttggttggagagtggtccctggtcatagtggtccatggtcaaatgatcccttgtcaaaaaaaggttgggaaccactgccttagagagaggggggggggctaacCCAAGCCCACACAagaggttttcatggccaagtagggattcaaaccaAGGGCTCTCAGAGTCACCACCTACATTCAAATTGTGACAGTACTCAGGCTCTCTTTGGATTTTCTTGGctagatttcttcagaggaggtaTCCACTCTAGGACCTACCTCTTCTAGGAAGGTCCTTCAACACAACTCTATGACAATTTTGAAGGGAAGTATACCAGAAAATTGCATGAAGGACCAACAAATTCTGAGAGAGACAATTTATTCCCAGGTTAAGGTAAGGGATACCTCAGTCTTCCGGcgttccctcccttccatcctttcttccttctctctatccctccttccttccttccttctctcattcctcccttccctccttcctcctctccttcctcctctctactccttgcttccttctctccctctttccttccttccctccttccttcctttcttctctcatcacttccttccctccttcctgcctcctctcctccctcccttcgttccttccttctctcattccttcctttcctccttccttctctccttccctccctccttccttctccccttccttccctccctccctccctctcctctgtcccttctttccttcctttcttccttctttccttctccccttccttccttccttccttccttccttccttctctcctcccctatttccttcctttcttctctcataacttccttccctccttccttcctcctcttctctcctcttctctcctccctcccttctctcattccttccttccctccttccttctctccttccctccttcatttcttctctccttccttccttccttccttccttccttctctcataatttccttcccttcttccttccttcctcctctcatccccttccttccttccttccttccttctctccttcctttcctccttctataAAGTCCTTCTGCACTATGTTGTAGCATCATGGAGATGACCCTAGGCTCCTAGAGACTACACCAGTGGAAAGCAAGTTCTGGAAGCTTCTACCTGATGAGAAAAGGTTCAGATGTTGCTCCTGTGGTTGAATGTTGGTTCTCCGTCTGATGGATACACTCCATCACTATCACCAGAAAGGTTGCTTTTTGGGAATGACTATCCCACAGTATGGAGCCTCCAgtggagcagcaggttaaaccactgcgctgctgaacttgctgaccaaaaggtcagcggtttgaatctgaagAGGggagtgagttcccactgttagccccagcttctgcgaacctagaattttgaaaacatgcaaatgtgggtgaTATTGAGCtagaatttagaggctcccacCCAGAAGCGGACATGCTCCGAGACCCAAGTAGCACCTAGCTATTATCATGCAATAAGTCTTTGTTGGAAACCTTAAATCAAAAGGGATTTGCCTCAGGAAATGAACTTCTCAAGGCTTGTGTCTTGCTGGGGTCACGAAAGGGTGGCTTCCCTTAttttatatacaaacacacacatagggGATTTATAAGGCATGCACTGGGGAGaaatggagggaaaaggaaattcaTATAGACCCATTCCACCCACCAAAGTccatagagcaatggttctcaacctggggtccccagatgtttttggcctacaactcccagaaatcccagccagtttaccagctgttaggatttctgggagttgaaggccaaaaacatctggggaccccaggttgagaaccactgccatagagtccaatactatgaaatcatatAGTCAtgggtagatcaataagtactgctctggcgggaaggtaacagtgctccatgcagtcatgccagccacatgaccttggagatgtctacggacaacaccagctcttcgccttagaaatggagatgagcacaactccccagagtcggacacgactagacttaaagtcaaggggaaacctttacatttttatGCCACAGTATTACAGTTTAAATACATGGGGATAATAAATGACAACATCAACTTTCAGAGGTCTTTTTCCTATCGATCTATATATTGAGAGTTTGTGAAAGAGAGCCGTGGTCTTTATTAAGTTATGGTGTCCCACTGTGAAAAGTTACAGGATTCTTTTGAGGAAactgggaagaaggaaagggacttATTGGGGTGGGCGGAGGAGCTCTGCCTGTCCCGATGGCAGGTAGGTGACATTGCGGGACCGTGAGAGTTGGAACGCAATGTCTTCAGCGGCTTCCAGTTTCCGCAATTCGATGAGACCCTCTCCCGCCATCGCTAGGGCCTCAGCGATGAGCTCTGCTGCCTTCGCGTCTCCTTCGGCGGCGATGATGTCGGCTTTCTTCTGCTGCTCCGCCTTTTCCACCTCGAACCGGGCCCGCTCAGCTTCTTGCTGGGCCACTTGCTTCAGCTCCACGGCCTCCAGGAACTCCTTCCCAAAGGTCAGGTGGGTCAACGAAACATCATCCAGGATGATGCCGAACGTCGTGGCTCTTTCCACAAGGTCGTCGCTCACTTGCCTCGAGACCAGCTCCCTCTGGGTGATCAACTCCCCAGCATCGAAACGGGCCACAACGGATTTGAGGGTCTCCGTCGCAATGGAAGGCAACACTCGCTCGTCGTAGTCCTCTCCAAGGGTTGTGTAAATCTGGGGGAGCCG encodes:
- the LOC132780328 gene encoding prohibitin 1-like isoform X1, with the translated sequence MAAKIFEFMGRFGLGLVVAGGVVNWALYNVDAGHRAVIFDRFRGIQDVVVGEGTHFLIPWVQKPIVFDCRSRPRNIPVTTGSKDLQNVDVTLRLLFRPAILRLPQIYTTLGEDYDERVLPSIATETLKSVVARFDAGELITQRELVSRQVSDDLVERATTFGIILDDVSLTHLTFGKEFLEAVELKQVAQQEAERARFEVEKAEQQKKADIIAAEGDAKAAELIAEALAMAGEGLIELRKLEAAEDIAFQLSRSRNVTYLPSGQAELLRPPQ